In Populus alba chromosome 1, ASM523922v2, whole genome shotgun sequence, a single window of DNA contains:
- the LOC118033873 gene encoding large ribosomal subunit protein eL24-like — MDNYVQETSQEDIIVEAVKKKHQTFKKPYSRSIVGATLKFIQKRRAEKPEVCDVALCEIKERIKKNRDEKKTEKVELMAETQKTQSKDRPKGVAPKGPKLGGGGGG, encoded by the exons ATGGACAACTATGTACAAGAAACGTCACAAGAAG ACATCATCGTCGAGGCTGTTAAGAAGAAGCACCAAACCTTTAAGAAGCCTTACTCAAGGTCTATAGTTGGTGCTACTTTGAAATTTATACAAAAGAGGAGAGCCGAGAAGCCTGAGGTCTGTGATGTTGCTCTATG tgAAATCAAAGAgagaatcaagaaaaataggGATGAAAAGAAGACAGAGAAAGTAGAGTTGATGGCCGAGACACAAAAGACACAATCCAAGGACAGGCCTAAGGGTGTTGCACCAAAGGGTCCTAAGCTTGGCGGAGGTGGTGGTGGATAA